A region of Massilia sp. WG5 DNA encodes the following proteins:
- the corA gene encoding magnesium/cobalt transporter CorA, whose protein sequence is MLINCVAYQEGKKLSDIPVEDISDYLALPGCFVWVALRDASDEEMAQMQEEFNLHELAVEDAARGHQRPKIEEYGDCLFTVVHTIDLEGDALATGELAIFAGPNYVLSVRRDAAKGFLGVRARAEREPHLLSMGSSFVMYALMDAVVDRYFPIVDLLESELETIEDRIFTHGAQRQNVERLYQLKRKGVELRHAVIPLMDAVGRLLGGRAPVLATGVQDYFRDVHDHLIRIAGRLDTIRDTIATAIQVNLSMVSIDESEVNKRLAAWAAIFAVFTAFAGVWGMNFKYMPELEWKWGYPMALGAMIAVCIYLYRRFRKAGWL, encoded by the coding sequence ATGCTGATCAACTGCGTCGCCTACCAGGAAGGTAAAAAACTCTCCGATATTCCCGTCGAGGACATCAGCGACTATCTGGCCTTGCCCGGCTGCTTCGTCTGGGTCGCGCTGCGTGACGCCAGCGATGAAGAGATGGCGCAGATGCAGGAGGAGTTCAACCTGCACGAACTGGCGGTCGAGGACGCCGCGCGCGGCCACCAGCGGCCGAAGATCGAGGAATACGGCGACTGCCTGTTCACCGTCGTGCACACCATCGACCTCGAGGGCGACGCCCTGGCCACCGGCGAGCTGGCCATCTTTGCCGGCCCCAACTACGTGCTGTCGGTGCGGCGCGACGCCGCCAAGGGCTTCCTGGGCGTCCGCGCGCGCGCCGAGCGCGAGCCGCACCTCCTGAGCATGGGCTCGTCCTTCGTGATGTACGCGCTGATGGACGCCGTGGTCGACCGCTATTTCCCGATCGTCGACCTGCTCGAGTCCGAGCTGGAAACCATCGAGGACCGCATTTTTACCCACGGCGCCCAGCGCCAGAACGTCGAGCGCCTGTACCAGCTCAAGCGCAAGGGCGTGGAGCTGCGCCATGCCGTGATCCCGCTGATGGACGCCGTCGGACGCCTGCTGGGCGGCCGTGCGCCGGTCCTGGCCACCGGGGTCCAGGATTACTTCCGCGACGTGCACGACCACCTGATCCGCATCGCCGGCCGCCTCGACACGATCCGCGACACGATCGCCACCGCGATCCAGGTGAACCTGTCGATGGTGTCGATCGACGAGAGCGAAGTGAACAAGCGCCTGGCTGCCTGGGCCGCGATCTTCGCCGTGTTCACGGCCTTCGCCGGCGTGTGGGGGATGAATTTCAAGTACATGCCCGAGCTGGAATGGAAGTGGGGCTACCCGATGGCGCTGGGCGCAATGATTGCCGTCTGTATCTATTTGTATCGGCGTTTCCGCAAGGCCGGCTGGCTATAG
- the glnA gene encoding type I glutamate--ammonia ligase, with amino-acid sequence MARTAADVMQMLKENEVKFVDLRFADTRGKEQHVTVPISHFDEDKFESGHAFDGSSIAGWKGIEASDMLLIPDPSTANIDPFMEETTVFMQCDVIEPSDGKGYDRDPRSIAKRAEAYLKSSGIGDTAFFGPEPEFFIFDSVNWKIDMSGSMVKINSEEASWSTDKEFEGGNSGHRPTVKGGYFPVPPVDSFQDMRSEMCLILEALGIPVEVHHHEVAGAGQNEIGTRFSTLVERADWTQNMKYVIWNVAHSYGKTATFMPKPMNGDNGSGMHVHQSIWKDGKNLFAGDGYAGLSETALYYIGGIIKHAKALNAITNPGTNSYKRLVPGYEAPVKLAYSARNRSASIRIPHVANPKGRRVEVRFPDPLANVYLCFAALLMAGLDGIQNKIHPGEAATKDLYHLPPEEDKLIPTVCSSLEEALEALNKDREFLTRGGVFSDSMIDAYLELKMQEVQRLRMTPHPAEFDMYYSS; translated from the coding sequence ATGGCAAGGACCGCCGCAGATGTAATGCAGATGCTGAAGGAAAACGAAGTCAAGTTCGTCGATTTGCGTTTCGCCGATACCCGCGGCAAAGAGCAGCACGTGACCGTTCCCATCTCGCATTTTGACGAAGACAAGTTCGAATCCGGCCACGCTTTCGACGGCTCGTCGATCGCCGGCTGGAAAGGCATCGAAGCATCGGACATGCTGCTGATCCCGGACCCGAGCACCGCCAACATCGACCCGTTCATGGAAGAGACCACCGTCTTCATGCAGTGCGACGTGATCGAACCGTCGGACGGCAAGGGCTACGACCGTGACCCGCGCTCGATCGCCAAGCGCGCCGAGGCCTACCTGAAGTCGTCGGGCATCGGCGACACCGCCTTCTTCGGCCCGGAGCCGGAATTCTTCATCTTCGACTCGGTCAACTGGAAAATCGACATGTCCGGTTCGATGGTCAAGATCAATTCGGAAGAAGCTTCCTGGTCGACCGACAAGGAATTCGAAGGCGGCAACAGCGGCCACCGTCCGACCGTCAAGGGCGGCTACTTCCCGGTCCCGCCGGTCGACAGCTTCCAGGACATGCGTTCGGAAATGTGCCTGATCCTCGAAGCCCTGGGCATCCCGGTCGAAGTGCACCACCATGAAGTGGCCGGCGCCGGCCAGAACGAAATCGGCACCCGGTTCTCGACCCTGGTCGAGCGCGCCGACTGGACCCAGAACATGAAGTACGTGATCTGGAACGTCGCCCACAGCTACGGCAAGACCGCCACCTTCATGCCGAAGCCGATGAACGGCGACAACGGCTCGGGCATGCACGTGCACCAGTCGATCTGGAAGGACGGCAAGAACCTGTTCGCAGGCGACGGCTATGCCGGCCTGTCGGAAACCGCCCTGTACTACATCGGCGGCATCATCAAGCACGCCAAGGCCCTGAACGCGATCACCAATCCGGGCACCAACTCGTACAAGCGCCTGGTGCCGGGCTACGAAGCCCCGGTCAAGCTGGCCTACTCGGCCCGTAACCGTTCGGCGTCGATCCGCATCCCGCACGTGGCCAACCCGAAGGGCCGCCGCGTCGAAGTGCGCTTCCCGGACCCGCTGGCCAACGTCTACCTGTGCTTCGCTGCGCTGCTGATGGCCGGCCTGGACGGCATCCAGAACAAGATCCACCCGGGCGAAGCCGCGACCAAGGACCTGTACCACCTGCCGCCGGAAGAGGACAAGCTGATCCCGACCGTCTGCTCGTCGCTGGAAGAGGCGCTGGAAGCACTGAACAAGGACCGCGAGTTCCTGACCCGCGGCGGCGTGTTCAGCGACAGCATGATCGACGCCTACCTCGAGCTGAAGATGCAGGAAGTGCAGCGTCTGCGCATGACCCCGCACCCGGCCGAGTTCGACATGTACTACTCGTCGTAA
- a CDS encoding DUF4124 domain-containing protein, which yields MTSIAFMLRPAGMLLALTLATPAFAQSVVYRCVDKEGRVLYTDANAGNCKVVDSIVSGAISSPAPTRAPAVSMRQGAARPAPAASSPANFPRVDSATQRARDDDRRAILDEELRSEEKKLADLKRDFNNGEPERQGNERNYAKYQERVARMRDDIGRAEKNIEAIKREIANIR from the coding sequence ATGACAAGCATTGCTTTCATGCTGCGCCCGGCCGGCATGCTTTTGGCGCTGACGCTGGCCACACCCGCCTTTGCCCAATCCGTCGTCTACCGCTGCGTCGACAAGGAAGGCCGCGTGCTCTACACCGATGCCAACGCCGGCAACTGCAAGGTGGTCGATTCGATCGTCTCCGGCGCCATCTCGTCGCCGGCGCCGACCCGTGCACCGGCCGTGAGCATGCGCCAGGGCGCCGCCCGTCCGGCGCCCGCGGCGTCCAGCCCGGCGAACTTCCCGCGCGTCGACAGCGCCACCCAGCGCGCGCGCGACGACGACCGCCGCGCGATCCTCGACGAGGAGCTGCGCTCCGAGGAAAAGAAGCTGGCCGACCTGAAACGCGACTTCAACAACGGCGAACCGGAACGCCAGGGCAACGAGCGCAACTACGCCAAATACCAGGAGCGCGTGGCCCGGATGCGCGACGACATCGGCCGCGCCGAGAAAAACATCGAAGCGATCAAGCGCGAGATCGCCAACATCCGCTGA
- a CDS encoding rhodanese-like domain-containing protein codes for MSTNDEILRAARERAPGQPYAGAVTPQEAFALLQTDPRVKLVDVRTNAERDWIGRPAIPEGQQGAVQWSLYPGGAPNPDFATQLQQAADKDDVVLFLCRSGVRSRHAARVATELGYKNAFDILEGFEGDRDGDGHRKTVGGWCKAGLPWVGA; via the coding sequence ATGAGTACAAACGACGAGATCCTGCGCGCCGCCAGGGAACGCGCCCCGGGCCAGCCCTATGCCGGCGCCGTCACGCCGCAGGAAGCCTTCGCCCTCCTCCAGACGGACCCGCGCGTCAAACTGGTCGACGTGCGCACGAATGCGGAGCGCGACTGGATCGGCCGCCCCGCCATCCCCGAGGGCCAGCAGGGCGCCGTGCAGTGGAGCCTGTATCCGGGCGGCGCGCCGAACCCCGACTTCGCCACCCAGCTCCAGCAGGCCGCCGACAAGGACGACGTGGTGCTGTTCCTGTGCCGCTCCGGCGTGCGCTCGCGCCATGCGGCCCGCGTCGCGACCGAGCTCGGCTATAAAAATGCGTTCGACATTCTCGAAGGCTTCGAGGGCGACCGCGACGGCGACGGCCACCGCAAGACCGTGGGCGGCTGGTGCAAGGCCGGCCTGCCCTGGGTGGGCGCTTGA
- the ntrC gene encoding nitrogen regulation protein NR(I) — MKPIWIVDDDASIRWVLEKALARENLATRSFASGREALAAFEDDSPQVLVSDIRMPGESGLDLLAAVKEKHPGLPVIVITAFSDLDSAVASFQGGAFEYLAKPFDIDKAVALIRRALEESLREASVEIAPSETPEILGQAPAMQEVFRAIGRLSQSNVTVLITGESGTGKELVARALHKHSPRASQPFIALNTAAIPKDLLESELFGHERGAFTGAQAMRRGRFEQAENGTLFLDEIGDMPFDLQTRLLRVLSDGHFYRVGGHQPVKANVRVIAATHQNLEQRVRDGLFREDLYHRLNVIRLRLPSLRERREDIPLLVRHFLVQSARQLGVEAKRLSEEAVRFLSGLELPGNVRQLENLCNWITVMAPGQTVEVKDLPRDLTQAQPAGAASPSATAAAVAMPAPSAGLLQGFADGGGVLPSMALPVPAGADGWIGLLELQAARMLSEGQVEVMDVLGKQFETALIRTALKHTHGRKNDAAIRLGIGRNTITRKIAELGIDGAKDE; from the coding sequence ATGAAACCAATCTGGATTGTCGACGACGATGCATCGATCCGCTGGGTGCTGGAAAAGGCCCTGGCGCGCGAGAACCTCGCAACCCGGAGTTTTGCCAGCGGCCGCGAGGCGCTGGCCGCGTTCGAGGACGACAGCCCGCAGGTGCTGGTCTCGGACATCCGCATGCCGGGCGAATCCGGCCTCGACCTGCTGGCCGCCGTCAAGGAAAAGCATCCCGGCCTGCCGGTGATCGTCATCACCGCGTTCTCCGACCTCGATTCCGCGGTCGCTTCCTTCCAGGGCGGCGCCTTCGAATACCTGGCCAAGCCCTTCGACATCGACAAGGCGGTCGCGCTGATCCGGCGCGCGCTGGAAGAGAGCCTGCGCGAAGCCAGCGTCGAGATCGCCCCCAGCGAGACCCCCGAGATCCTCGGCCAGGCGCCGGCGATGCAGGAAGTGTTCCGCGCCATCGGCCGCCTGTCGCAGTCGAACGTGACGGTCCTGATCACGGGCGAGAGCGGCACCGGCAAGGAGCTGGTCGCGCGCGCCCTGCACAAGCACAGCCCGCGCGCTTCCCAGCCTTTCATCGCCCTGAACACGGCGGCGATCCCGAAGGACCTGCTCGAATCCGAACTGTTCGGCCACGAGCGCGGCGCCTTCACCGGCGCCCAGGCAATGCGGCGCGGCCGCTTCGAGCAGGCCGAGAACGGCACCCTGTTCCTGGACGAAATCGGGGACATGCCCTTCGATTTGCAAACCCGGCTTCTGCGCGTGCTGTCCGACGGCCACTTCTACCGCGTCGGCGGGCACCAGCCGGTCAAGGCGAACGTGCGCGTGATCGCCGCCACCCACCAGAACCTGGAGCAGCGCGTGCGCGACGGCCTGTTCCGCGAAGACCTGTATCACCGCCTGAACGTGATCCGGCTGCGCCTGCCGTCCTTGCGCGAGCGGCGCGAGGACATCCCCCTTCTGGTGCGCCACTTCCTGGTGCAGAGCGCACGCCAGTTGGGCGTCGAGGCCAAGCGCCTGAGCGAGGAGGCGGTACGCTTCCTGTCCGGCCTGGAACTGCCGGGCAATGTGCGCCAGCTCGAAAACCTGTGCAACTGGATCACCGTGATGGCGCCCGGCCAGACCGTCGAGGTCAAGGACCTGCCGCGCGACCTGACCCAGGCCCAGCCGGCCGGCGCGGCCTCCCCGAGCGCCACGGCGGCGGCGGTGGCGATGCCGGCGCCGTCGGCCGGCCTGCTGCAGGGCTTTGCCGACGGCGGCGGCGTCCTGCCGTCGATGGCCTTGCCGGTGCCGGCCGGCGCCGACGGCTGGATCGGCCTGCTCGAACTGCAGGCCGCGCGCATGCTGTCCGAAGGCCAGGTCGAGGTGATGGACGTGCTCGGCAAGCAGTTCGAAACGGCCCTGATCCGCACGGCGCTCAAGCATACGCACGGGCGCAAGAACGACGCGGCGATCCGGCTGGGGATCGGTCGGAATACCATCACCCGCAAGATTGCCGAGCTGGGGATCGACGGCGCGAAGGACGAATAA
- the glnL gene encoding nitrogen regulation protein NR(II), whose product MTTSDRFTGLELLASAVLVADTGGLVRYANPAAEHLLEISVKSLSRQKLAGLFLNGEELDALCRQALAHKYADLRQDLTLQRGGREPLHVHSIVSAAGDGEVVVELRENVQQLKLDREERLLDQSQANKELIRNLAHEIKNPLGGIRGAAQLLELELPDASLREYTQVIIKEADRLQTLVDRLLAPHRRPHIVGDVNIHEVCERVRSLVLAEFPAGLAIRRDYDASIPEFRGDKEQLIQAVLNIVHNAAQALRARIAAGDAQIVLRTRVARQVTLAKVRYGLALDLHIIDNGPGIAPEIRDRIFYPLVSGREGGSGLGLTLAQTFVQQHLGMIECESRPGLTDFRILIPLP is encoded by the coding sequence ATGACGACTTCCGACCGTTTCACCGGGCTCGAACTGCTGGCCTCCGCCGTGCTGGTCGCCGACACCGGCGGCCTGGTGCGCTATGCGAATCCGGCCGCCGAACACCTGCTCGAGATCTCGGTGAAATCGCTGTCGCGCCAGAAGCTGGCCGGGCTCTTCCTGAACGGCGAGGAGCTGGATGCGCTGTGCCGGCAGGCGCTGGCGCACAAGTACGCCGACCTGCGCCAGGACCTGACCCTGCAGCGCGGCGGGCGCGAGCCGCTGCACGTGCACAGCATCGTCAGCGCGGCCGGGGATGGCGAAGTGGTGGTCGAGCTGCGCGAGAACGTGCAGCAGCTCAAGCTCGACCGCGAAGAGCGCCTGCTCGACCAGAGCCAGGCCAACAAGGAACTGATCCGCAACCTGGCGCACGAGATCAAGAACCCGCTGGGCGGCATCCGCGGCGCGGCGCAATTGCTGGAACTCGAGCTGCCGGATGCGTCCCTGAGGGAATACACCCAGGTCATCATCAAGGAAGCCGACCGCCTGCAGACCCTGGTCGACCGCCTGCTGGCGCCGCACCGTCGCCCGCACATCGTCGGCGACGTTAACATCCACGAAGTCTGCGAGCGCGTGCGCAGCCTGGTGCTGGCCGAATTCCCGGCCGGCCTGGCGATCCGGCGCGACTACGACGCCTCGATTCCCGAATTCCGCGGCGACAAGGAACAGCTGATCCAGGCCGTGCTGAACATCGTCCACAACGCCGCCCAGGCCCTGCGCGCGCGCATTGCCGCGGGCGACGCCCAGATCGTCCTGCGCACCAGGGTGGCGCGCCAGGTCACCCTGGCCAAGGTTCGTTACGGGCTGGCATTAGACTTGCATATCATTGACAATGGACCGGGCATCGCCCCCGAGATCCGCGACCGCATCTTCTATCCGCTCGTCTCCGGACGGGAGGGCGGCAGCGGCCTCGGGCTGACGCTGGCGCAGACCTTCGTGCAGCAGCACCTGGGGATGATCGAGTGCGAAAGCCGGCCTGGACTGACGGACTTCCGCATCCTGATCCCCCTGCCATAA
- a CDS encoding TAXI family TRAP transporter solute-binding subunit codes for MRRPKLGKFSLVSLRDLLVASLPTILLVLAACVVAYIVVDPAPPRRVVLATGQENSAYEEFGRKYAALLAREGIKVELQRSLGSEDNLQRLLDGRADIAFVQSGSTSEARTGQRELMSLGSLFTEPVWLFLRTPKIHSLTQLKGLRINLGPEGTGVPRLFRQVLAVNGVEPGQLTISALENTAATVELLAGRIDGLVFSSAPEAPLIQMLLQTPGIRLFDFRQAEAYTRRLPFLTHVVLPRGIVDLGRDIPSQDFHLIAPTATLVAREDLHPALVDLFVKSAIEIHGGAGWFSQQGQFPSPKYTEIPVAREAAKYYRDGPPFLQRYLSFWLANLFDRLWVVVVALAALVIPLSKIVPPLYVWRIRSRVYRWYGQLRAVEQALENADPADCDQVRTDLLRRLDDIEARVNHISIPLAYADALYGLRSHINFVRQRVRAGIKT; via the coding sequence GTGAGGCGGCCCAAGCTCGGCAAGTTCAGCCTGGTGTCGCTGCGCGACCTGCTGGTCGCGTCCTTACCCACCATACTGCTGGTGCTGGCCGCCTGCGTGGTGGCCTACATCGTGGTCGACCCCGCGCCGCCGCGCCGCGTGGTGCTCGCCACCGGCCAGGAAAACAGCGCCTACGAAGAGTTCGGCCGCAAGTATGCGGCGCTGCTGGCGCGCGAGGGCATCAAGGTCGAGCTGCAGCGCTCGCTCGGCTCCGAAGACAACCTGCAGCGCCTGCTCGACGGCCGCGCCGACATCGCCTTCGTGCAGAGCGGCTCGACCAGCGAAGCCAGGACCGGGCAGCGCGAGCTGATGTCGCTCGGCAGCCTGTTCACCGAGCCGGTGTGGCTGTTCCTGCGCACACCTAAAATCCACAGCCTGACCCAGTTGAAGGGCCTGCGCATCAACCTCGGCCCCGAAGGCACGGGCGTGCCCCGGCTGTTCCGGCAGGTGCTGGCGGTGAACGGGGTCGAGCCAGGCCAGCTCACCATCTCCGCGCTGGAGAATACCGCGGCCACCGTCGAACTGCTGGCCGGCCGTATCGACGGCCTGGTGTTCAGTTCCGCGCCCGAGGCGCCGCTGATCCAGATGCTGCTGCAGACCCCGGGCATCCGTCTCTTCGACTTCCGCCAGGCCGAGGCCTACACGCGCCGCCTGCCTTTCCTGACCCATGTGGTGCTGCCGCGCGGGATCGTCGACCTCGGGCGCGACATACCATCGCAGGACTTCCACCTGATCGCGCCGACCGCGACCCTGGTCGCGCGCGAGGACCTGCATCCGGCCCTGGTCGACCTGTTCGTGAAATCCGCCATCGAGATCCACGGCGGCGCCGGCTGGTTCTCGCAGCAGGGCCAGTTCCCGTCGCCGAAGTACACCGAGATCCCGGTCGCGCGCGAGGCCGCCAAGTACTACCGCGACGGCCCGCCTTTCCTGCAGCGCTACCTGTCGTTCTGGCTAGCCAACCTGTTCGACCGCCTGTGGGTCGTGGTGGTGGCGCTGGCGGCGCTGGTGATCCCGCTGTCGAAGATCGTGCCGCCGCTGTACGTGTGGCGCATCCGCTCGCGCGTGTACCGCTGGTACGGTCAGCTGCGCGCGGTCGAGCAGGCGCTGGAGAACGCGGACCCGGCCGATTGCGACCAGGTGCGCACCGACCTGCTGCGCCGCCTCGACGACATCGAGGCGCGCGTGAACCACATCTCGATTCCGCTGGCCTATGCCGATGCGCTGTACGGCCTGCGCAGCCACATCAACTTCGTGCGCCAGCGCGTGCGGGCCGGGATTAAAACCTAG